The sequence GGCCCGGTACCCAGGACCTGAGCGGAAGCCGCTTACCCGTCAAAATGCACGTCCTGGGTCCGGCGGACGACGTCACCGACATACAGCCACGACACTTGCCGAAGCGTCGCCGCCTGGTCAAAGTCCGTGATCGTCGAGATGCCGTCGGCCGGGACGACGATGTGATACCACCGGAGGCCTGCCGAGGCCGCCGTGTGGAGCACACACACGTTCGACATCGTGCCGACGATGACCAAATGGCGGACGCCCCATACGCGGAGCATGTGGTCCAGCCAGGTCCCATAAAAGCCGTCGTAGCGGTTCTTCTGGACGATGAGATCGTCGTCGGCCGGATGGAGTTCCTCGACGATCTGCCAGCCCCAGGACCGGTAGCGGCAGTGCTCGCCCCAGATCTTCCACTCGGGGTCGTTCTCGAAGTGGGTGTCCATCGTGTAGACGACCCGCACACCCCGGCCCCGAGCCGCCTCCAAGAGATGCCGGATGGCCGGGACCGTCTCGATGGCCGCCGGGACGACGAGCTTGCCGCCCTCCTTCACGAAGTCGTTCTGCATATCCACGACGACGACGGCCGTCTGGGCCGCCGGCAGGTGGACGGCGTCCTTAAAAGGAATATCCGGGACTTCGACGACCTTATCGGGGATGAACTTCATGGCCGCCCTCCGGGGATAAGTTAAGTCAGGTAATGATGGCGCTCCTGCTTGTAATTTTAGTCCTCGTTATGCCTCTGGGTAAGATGGCGAATGGCGAATGGCGAGTGGCGAGTGGCGAATGCGGTGAGAAGTGTGATGGGAAGCGGAAAGGGCAACTCCGCGAAAGCACGATGTTTCAAGCATTCGGCAGATGGGCAGTCGGCAGATAGGCAGGTTGGCAGGTGGGCAGATGGGCAGTCGGCCGGTCGGGCGACGGGCGTCTATCCCCGGCACACCGGCCTTCATGCCGGTGCCTTCCGTAGAGAGCCCGCCGTCATCCGGGCGGCCTCCTCATGCACCGCCCGTCCTGGCCGGGTCGGTCCCATCTGAACACCGCCCGTCATGGCGGTGTCAATCTCCTCTGAACACCGCCAGGGATGGCGGTGTCATCCTTAACAAGCTTGAAAAATCGAGATCGCCGGGCCATCGTTTTTCCCGGATGGGAACCGCATTTCTCCCAACCGAACCGCTCTGTTAACAGAGCCGTTCGGTTGGTGAAAACCCGCATGGATTCGGCTTTTTCGACCCTTTGGGAAGAATGGTTTTTCAAGCTTTGGCAGATAGGCAGTTCGGCAGATGGGCAGATGGTCCCAAAAGCCCTGGGGCTGATCCTTGCTCACCCGGCTTCTATCTGCCTATCTGCCGACCTGCCCATCTGCCGGATGCTTGAAAAATCGTGCTTCCCAGGCATTGGGAAAGGTTGTTCTGACACCATTCTCATGAACCGAACGGTTCTGTTAACAGAGCCGTTAGCCCATGAGAATGGCGTCGGGACGGCCTTTCCCACCGCCCGAAATCAAGGGCGAACGGCGAACAAGCGACCAGCGCCTCATTTCCCTATTTGCCTACCTGCCCACCTGCCCATCTGCCTACCTGCCTACTTGCCTACCTCCCCGATGGACATCCCCAATCGTAGGAGCAACCCTTGGGGTCGCCCCAGATGGGCAGGCCCATAGGCGGGCCCTTACCCCCCGACCTGCCGGCTACCCACCTGCCCAATGTCTCAGCAATTCCGGACGACGACCTGACCCTTCATGCCCTTGTGCCCCTTCCCGCAGTAGAAGGCGCACCGGAATTCATATGTCCCCGGGGCCGGCGCCGTGAACTCGACGGGGGTCACCTTTCCCTTGAGAAGCTTGACCTTCACGCCTGCCGCTTTGAACTCGAAGCCGTGGTCCCGGTCCTGGGTCTCGATGAGGAGACGGACCCGCTCGCCGCTACAGAGCTCGATCACGTTGGGCTGATACTCCCAGTTTTTCGCCACGACGGGAATTTCCCGGGGCGTGTCCGCCGCCACGGCCAGAAAGGGGGCTATGAGCAGTCCGGTCCACAGGAGACGATGACCTCGCATAGGGACCCTCTTTTCGGGAGATACCGAAGGCTTCTTGGCCGCTCCGGTCTCGCGGGAGCCGGCGCTTTTCCAGAGGGGACGGCGGAAGTAGAGCCGTGGACTATACTACAGGCGTAAGCGCCGCGAGGCAAACCCGAAACACGGCCCAAGGATAGACATTCAGGAAGCTTGTCGGAGACGTTTCGAGCGACCCCGCTCCGACGGGCGGGGCTGAGCGCCTATCCGGCCGTCCGGCGCCCGCCGGCCGGGGACGCAAACAGGGGGATCTCGACCGAGTAAATGTAGGGCTCACGATACACCTGGACGGCCGCCCGGGCGACCTGGAAGAGGCCGATGGCGCTTCGCACCAGGGCCTCCTCGCTGTTCAGGGTCTGGTCGTTGACCTGGACGACGACGTCGCCGGGTCGGAATCCGATGGCCGCCGCCGGGCTTTCGGGTCGAACCTCCGTCAAGAGCCATCCGTACTCGAGTGGAATATCGTACCGTCGTCGGATCTGCGGCGTGACCAGGACCCCGCGCAGGCCCGTCAGCTGATAGATGACATCGGCGGCCTGGGAAGCCGTCAGGGTCTGGAGGCGGACGCGGAGCGTCTGACTCTGCGTCCCCCGCAGGACCTCGACGGTTACGTCTTTGTCCGGCGGCAGGCTCTCCCATATCCGGTAGAAGTCCTCCAGCGTCTCCGTCGGCTGGCCCCCGACCCGCACGAGGACGTCCCGCAGGCGGATCCCCGCCGCTTCCGCCGGACCGCCCGGATACAGGTACGTGACCTCCAGGCCCCGGGGCCGCAGGCTTTCTTCCAAACGGAAACCCCACCAGGTCTGGCGGATGTGGCCAAAGGCCAGCAGGTCTCGGACGACCCGCATGACGAGGTCGATGGGAATCGCAAACCCGATGCCTTGCGCCTCGGCCCGGATGGCCGTGTTGACGCCGATGACCTTCCCGTAGATGTTCAGGAGCGGCCCCCCGCTGTTGCCCGGGTTGATGGGAGCGTCCGTCTGGATGAAGTCGTTGTAAACGCGTTCGGGCGTCCGAACGGAGCGGTGCAGGGCGCTGACCACGCCCGTCGTGACCGTGTGGGAGAGGCCGAAGGGATTCCCGATGGCGATCACGGGCTCACCGACCATGAGGTCGGCCGAGGTCCCGATGTCGGCCACGGGAAGCGCCTGGGGCGTGTCCACCCGCAGGACGGCGATGTCGTGCTCGGCGTCCGTCCCGGCGACCCGGGCCCGGAACTCCCGTCGGTCGACCAGCCGGACGACGATCGTCGTCCCCCGCTCGATGACGTGATAGTTCGTCACGATGAACCCCTTCGGGTGGATGATAAATCCCGAGCCCAGGCTCTGCGTCCGGTACTCCCGATAGTAAGGCTCAAAGAAGTCCTGGAAAAACCGTTCAAAGAAGGGGTCCTCCAGGAAGGCCCCGAAGGGATTGACCCGGGCCCGGAGGACCTGTTCCGTGCTGATGTTCACGACGGCCGGCGACGCCTTCCGGACGGCCACCACGACGGGCGTCATCCGCAGGTCTCCCGAGGTCGAAAGGACCGGCATCGGGTCGGTCGGCCTCGATGGCGAAGGTCGGGTCCCCCCGAGCGCCTCCGGCGCCGCCGGGGAAACCGGCGCGGTCCGAGACCCGCCGGCCGCATCCGACGGGACCGGCGCCGTCGGTCCGGGACGAACGCGCCCGTATCGACTCCCGACCCAGGCCATTAGGACGGCCCCCAGACCCATTCCGATGATCAGACTCGGCACCCATCGCCTCATGACGACACCTCCGCCCACGTTCGGGCCAGGCCCTCTCGGAGGGGCGTGAGGTCCTTCGGCGAGACTCCGAGGACCGATTCGAGCCGGGCCGTGTCGGCCCAGGCGTGAAGCATCTCGCCGGGCCGGGGCGGCTCGTGGCGGGTCCCGACGGACCGACCGGCGATTTCCTGCAGGAGCCGGGCCAGGTCGTTGACCGACGTGGGCCGGCCCGTGCCCACGTTGATGACGAGACCGTCCGCCTGAGGCATGTGAAGCGCCTGCTCGATGATACGGGCCACGTCCTCGACGAACACGAAATCCCGCGTCTGCTCACCCGTCCCGTAGACGGTCATCGGGACCCCCCGCCGGAGGGCCTCGATAAAACGGGGAATGACCGATGCATAGGGCGAGTCGGCCCGCTGACCGGGCCCGTAGACGTTAAA is a genomic window of bacterium HR11 containing:
- the rutB gene encoding Peroxyureidoacrylate/ureidoacrylate amidohydrolase RutB, which produces MKFIPDKVVEVPDIPFKDAVHLPAAQTAVVVVDMQNDFVKEGGKLVVPAAIETVPAIRHLLEAARGRGVRVVYTMDTHFENDPEWKIWGEHCRYRSWGWQIVEELHPADDDLIVQKNRYDGFYGTWLDHMLRVWGVRHLVIVGTMSNVCVLHTAASAGLRWYHIVVPADGISTITDFDQAATLRQVSWLYVGDVVRRTQDVHFDG
- the cbaB_2 gene encoding Cytochrome c oxidase subunit 2; translation: MRGHRLLWTGLLIAPFLAVAADTPREIPVVAKNWEYQPNVIELCSGERVRLLIETQDRDHGFEFKAAGVKVKLLKGKVTPVEFTAPAPGTYEFRCAFYCGKGHKGMKGQVVVRNC
- the hhoA_1 gene encoding Putative serine protease HhoA, which translates into the protein MRRWVPSLIIGMGLGAVLMAWVGSRYGRVRPGPTAPVPSDAAGGSRTAPVSPAAPEALGGTRPSPSRPTDPMPVLSTSGDLRMTPVVVAVRKASPAVVNISTEQVLRARVNPFGAFLEDPFFERFFQDFFEPYYREYRTQSLGSGFIIHPKGFIVTNYHVIERGTTIVVRLVDRREFRARVAGTDAEHDIAVLRVDTPQALPVADIGTSADLMVGEPVIAIGNPFGLSHTVTTGVVSALHRSVRTPERVYNDFIQTDAPINPGNSGGPLLNIYGKVIGVNTAIRAEAQGIGFAIPIDLVMRVVRDLLAFGHIRQTWWGFRLEESLRPRGLEVTYLYPGGPAEAAGIRLRDVLVRVGGQPTETLEDFYRIWESLPPDKDVTVEVLRGTQSQTLRVRLQTLTASQAADVIYQLTGLRGVLVTPQIRRRYDIPLEYGWLLTEVRPESPAAAIGFRPGDVVVQVNDQTLNSEEALVRSAIGLFQVARAAVQVYREPYIYSVEIPLFASPAGGRRTAG